One window of Desertifilum tharense IPPAS B-1220 genomic DNA carries:
- a CDS encoding PAS domain S-box protein: MSEIATNLLPKPLNALWVEKNLAQAPGFANLNPAVVFHLTPSWSVALEQLDQQDFDLIFISSAFLETPSDDLIAPFERQGIPAIAILESDNPDLATQALDWGAVDYLLKAELDRSTLQRTLRYALRFRQLREQAAKPPDQQQEMLVSSLNVLADPVFIKDECHRFLFVNQAFCQLLGRSFSEIIGRSDYDFFPPEQAAVFWEKDELAMQTGKPNENEEELTHSQGKVQVISTKKSVFEMPDGQKILVGVIRDLTQYKHQERALINSEKRFAQLAANVPGMIYQFCLTSEGGRSFIYVSEGCRELYGVEPEIVKQNAEFLFQTVHPDDLPMLEQSIAISAQTLQPWRYEWRTLSPTGDLRWLKGASNPDLQANGDIIWNGLLTEITEQKLAEHERDRFFTLSLDLLCIASFEGYFKRLNPSWTATLGYSETELLSLQFIELVHPEDRQDTLQALQNLTQGVKILKFENRYRSQDGSYRWLSWVAAPFAEEGLIYAVARDISDRKQAEEELREKAQQLKKTIHKLTSTQAQLVQTEKMASLGQLVAGVAHEINNPVSFISGNITPAMNYACDLLKVIELYQQHYPHPPATLLQAIESYDLEFLSSDFPQLLQSMQEGATRITEIVASLRNFSRLDEAHLKAVNLHQGIESTLMILQHRLKAQNEQIERPAIQVIKEFDNLPLVECHPGQINQVFMNILSNAIDALEEYWMSRSGSEAKRMPTLSIRTTTQKAKDPQGGKLATIQIKDNGKGISPALQTRLFDPFFTTKPVGKGTGLGLYISHQIIVDKHQGSLTCRSEFGKGTEFKIQIPIRTST, translated from the coding sequence ATGAGTGAAATCGCTACCAATTTGTTACCCAAGCCCCTGAATGCACTTTGGGTTGAAAAAAACTTAGCTCAGGCCCCCGGCTTTGCTAATCTCAACCCTGCTGTGGTATTCCACCTGACTCCCAGTTGGTCTGTTGCCCTTGAACAGCTAGACCAACAAGATTTTGACTTAATTTTCATCAGTTCAGCCTTCCTCGAAACGCCATCAGACGATCTAATCGCGCCTTTCGAGCGTCAAGGGATTCCCGCGATCGCCATCCTCGAATCTGACAATCCCGATCTTGCCACTCAAGCTCTAGATTGGGGAGCCGTGGATTATCTGCTGAAAGCCGAACTCGACCGTTCAACCCTCCAACGGACTCTACGCTATGCCCTGAGATTTCGTCAGCTTCGAGAGCAAGCGGCTAAACCTCCAGACCAACAGCAAGAAATGCTCGTTTCCTCATTAAATGTCCTGGCCGATCCCGTTTTTATCAAGGATGAATGCCATCGCTTCCTATTCGTCAATCAAGCCTTTTGTCAGTTGCTGGGGAGATCCTTCTCCGAAATTATCGGTCGCTCAGACTACGACTTTTTCCCCCCAGAACAGGCAGCCGTGTTTTGGGAAAAAGATGAGCTAGCGATGCAAACCGGCAAACCCAATGAAAACGAAGAAGAGTTAACCCATAGCCAGGGCAAGGTTCAGGTCATTTCTACCAAAAAATCGGTCTTTGAAATGCCCGACGGACAGAAAATTTTAGTGGGGGTGATTCGCGATCTCACCCAGTATAAGCACCAAGAACGGGCGTTAATCAACAGCGAAAAGCGCTTTGCTCAACTTGCAGCTAACGTTCCGGGCATGATTTATCAATTTTGCCTGACTTCCGAGGGCGGGCGGTCATTTATCTACGTCTCGGAGGGATGTCGAGAGCTATACGGCGTTGAGCCAGAGATAGTCAAACAAAATGCCGAATTTCTGTTTCAAACGGTTCATCCCGATGATTTGCCCATGCTGGAACAGTCAATAGCCATCAGCGCCCAAACGCTGCAACCCTGGCGCTATGAGTGGCGAACCCTCTCTCCAACAGGTGATTTAAGATGGCTCAAAGGGGCATCCAACCCCGATTTACAAGCCAATGGGGATATTATCTGGAATGGTCTCCTCACCGAGATTACTGAACAAAAACTTGCAGAACACGAGCGCGATCGCTTTTTTACCCTATCCCTCGATTTATTGTGCATTGCTAGCTTTGAGGGATACTTTAAACGCTTAAACCCAAGCTGGACTGCAACTTTGGGGTACAGCGAAACTGAACTTCTCAGCTTGCAATTTATCGAGCTGGTTCACCCAGAGGATCGCCAAGATACCTTACAAGCCTTGCAAAACCTCACCCAAGGGGTGAAAATCCTTAAATTTGAAAATCGCTATCGCTCTCAAGATGGCTCCTATCGCTGGTTATCTTGGGTTGCTGCCCCCTTTGCCGAAGAGGGGTTAATTTATGCCGTTGCTCGCGATATTAGCGATCGCAAACAGGCAGAAGAGGAGCTACGCGAAAAAGCTCAACAACTGAAAAAAACCATTCACAAACTCACCAGCACCCAAGCACAACTCGTCCAAACCGAGAAAATGGCCTCTTTGGGTCAGTTAGTCGCTGGGGTGGCTCATGAAATTAATAACCCCGTAAGTTTCATCTCTGGCAACATTACCCCGGCGATGAACTATGCGTGCGATCTGCTCAAAGTAATTGAACTCTACCAGCAGCACTACCCCCATCCTCCCGCCACGCTGCTACAGGCGATCGAGAGCTACGATCTTGAATTCTTGAGCAGCGACTTTCCTCAGTTGCTACAATCCATGCAGGAAGGGGCAACTCGCATCACAGAAATTGTTGCTTCTCTACGCAACTTCTCGCGCCTGGATGAGGCTCACCTCAAAGCGGTTAATCTCCATCAAGGGATTGAAAGCACCCTGATGATTTTACAGCATCGCCTCAAAGCGCAAAATGAGCAAATCGAGCGCCCCGCTATTCAAGTCATTAAGGAGTTTGATAATTTACCCCTAGTTGAATGTCACCCCGGACAAATCAACCAGGTGTTTATGAATATCCTCTCTAATGCAATTGATGCCTTGGAGGAATACTGGATGAGTCGTTCGGGAAGCGAAGCCAAAAGAATGCCCACCCTCTCGATCCGCACGACAACCCAAAAAGCCAAAGATCCTCAAGGCGGAAAGCTAGCGACAATTCAAATTAAGGATAATGGCAAAGGCATTTCCCCAGCGCTTCAAACTCGTCTTTTCGATCCCTTTTTCACCACAAAACCCGTCGGAAAGGGAACTGGGTTAGGACTCTATATCAGCCATCAAATCATTGTTGATAAACATCAAGGTTCCCTAACTTGTCGTTCAGAATTCGGAAAAGGTACGGAGTTTAAGATTCAAATTCCTATTCGCACCTCTACTTAA
- the glcD gene encoding glycolate oxidase subunit GlcD translates to MLTQPKPQNLNWKAIIKEFERHVGTKGVVQRKEELLTYECDGLTSYRQRPKLVVLPRTTAEVSEVVKICDRYSLPWVARGAGTGLSGGALPTEDCVLIVTALMRKILNIDLENQQVVVQSAVINNWVTQAVSGAGFYYAPDPSSQIICSIGGNVAENSGGVHCLKYGVTTNHVLGLKLVLPDGAIVDVGGEVPETPGYDLTGLFVGSEGTLGIATEIALRILKTPEAIQVLLADFTSVEAAGATVSDIIGAGIVPAGMEMMDNFSINAVEDVVATQCYPRDATAILLVEIDGLAVEVAKNAERIATLCRQNGARNITIATEPAERLRLWKGRKAAFAAMGKLSPDYYVQDGVIPRTQLPYVLQEIEKLSQKYGYAVANVFHAGDGNLHPLILYNNSVPGALETVETLGGEILKLCVRVGGSISGEHGIGADKRCYMSEMFSETDLETMQWVRKAFDPQGLANPGKIFPSPRTCGEAASPKTLERYPGVDQF, encoded by the coding sequence ATGTTGACTCAGCCCAAACCGCAAAATCTCAATTGGAAAGCCATCATCAAAGAATTTGAACGTCACGTCGGAACCAAAGGCGTCGTTCAGCGTAAAGAAGAACTCCTAACCTACGAATGCGATGGGTTAACCAGCTATCGCCAACGTCCAAAACTGGTGGTTTTACCGCGAACCACCGCCGAAGTTTCCGAAGTTGTCAAAATTTGCGATCGCTATTCCTTACCCTGGGTAGCCAGAGGCGCAGGAACCGGACTTTCCGGCGGCGCACTCCCCACCGAAGATTGCGTTTTAATCGTCACCGCCTTAATGCGGAAAATCCTCAACATTGACCTCGAAAATCAGCAAGTCGTCGTTCAAAGCGCCGTCATCAACAACTGGGTAACGCAAGCCGTCAGCGGGGCTGGATTCTATTATGCCCCCGATCCTTCCAGTCAAATTATCTGCTCCATTGGCGGCAACGTTGCCGAAAACTCCGGCGGCGTTCACTGTCTTAAATACGGCGTCACCACCAACCATGTTTTAGGCTTAAAACTGGTTCTTCCCGATGGTGCCATTGTCGATGTCGGCGGCGAGGTTCCCGAAACCCCCGGTTATGACCTCACCGGCTTATTTGTCGGTTCCGAAGGCACCCTGGGAATTGCCACCGAGATCGCCCTGAGAATCCTCAAAACCCCCGAAGCCATTCAAGTCCTCTTGGCCGATTTTACCAGCGTAGAAGCCGCAGGAGCGACCGTTTCTGACATCATTGGCGCGGGTATCGTCCCGGCGGGAATGGAAATGATGGATAACTTCAGCATCAACGCCGTAGAAGATGTTGTCGCAACCCAGTGCTATCCCCGCGACGCCACCGCCATTCTCTTGGTGGAAATTGATGGTCTAGCCGTTGAAGTAGCCAAAAACGCCGAACGGATCGCCACCCTCTGCCGCCAAAACGGGGCGCGTAATATTACCATTGCCACAGAACCCGCCGAACGCCTGAGACTCTGGAAAGGGCGTAAAGCCGCCTTTGCAGCAATGGGCAAACTCAGCCCAGACTACTACGTTCAAGATGGCGTCATTCCCCGCACGCAACTTCCCTATGTTCTCCAAGAGATTGAAAAACTCAGCCAAAAATATGGCTATGCGGTGGCGAATGTGTTCCACGCCGGAGACGGCAACTTGCACCCCCTGATTTTATATAACAACTCGGTTCCCGGTGCCTTAGAAACCGTGGAAACCTTGGGGGGCGAAATTCTTAAACTCTGCGTTCGAGTGGGCGGTAGTATTTCGGGAGAACATGGCATTGGGGCGGATAAGCGCTGTTATATGAGCGAAATGTTCTCTGAAACGGACTTAGAAACCATGCAATGGGTCAGAAAAGCCTTCGATCCGCAAGGTTTAGCGAACCCTGGCAAAATCTTTCCCTCACCGCGAACCTGTGGCGAAGCCGCCAGTCCCAAAACCCTAGAACGCTATCCCGGCGTTGACCAATTCTAG
- a CDS encoding class I SAM-dependent methyltransferase, with the protein MAATSLVKNGIVFLIDALTIPLTPFVALFSKIQSRIGPKRLPISYKIWDFFGVMPLSYHYYQPVFNASELSEKTWTEEDPLYGVDLNTEQQLTLLSKLQYNDELTQFPIQKKSENSLDFYYDNWMFCSGDAEILYSLIRHYKPKRLIEIGSGFSTRIAKQAIVRNQEEGYRTEHTCVEPYEAPWLEQLGVDRVIRERVETLPIDFFETLEANDILFIDSSHVLRTRGDVFYEYLQILPKLKSGVIVHIHDIFIPFEYPKSWLTQERWFWTEQYLLQAFLVHNSAFEVLLGLNYLAHHHRDALNRCCPVFEQQKDRVASSFWIRRK; encoded by the coding sequence ATGGCAGCAACATCATTAGTCAAAAATGGAATTGTCTTTTTAATTGACGCATTGACAATTCCTTTAACACCCTTCGTTGCACTTTTTAGCAAAATTCAGTCTCGGATCGGTCCTAAACGTCTCCCAATTAGCTATAAAATCTGGGATTTTTTTGGCGTAATGCCCCTCAGTTATCACTACTATCAACCCGTCTTTAATGCTTCAGAACTGAGCGAAAAAACCTGGACAGAAGAAGACCCTCTTTATGGCGTTGATTTAAACACAGAACAACAACTGACCCTACTAAGCAAGCTTCAATACAATGATGAATTGACTCAATTTCCGATTCAAAAAAAGAGTGAAAATTCTCTAGATTTTTACTATGACAATTGGATGTTTTGCTCTGGCGATGCTGAAATTCTCTACAGCCTCATTCGTCATTACAAACCGAAGCGTTTAATTGAAATTGGATCGGGATTTTCGACGCGCATTGCTAAACAAGCCATCGTCCGCAACCAAGAAGAGGGATATCGCACCGAACATACTTGTGTAGAACCCTATGAAGCGCCTTGGCTAGAACAGTTAGGCGTCGATCGAGTGATTCGCGAACGGGTAGAAACCTTACCCATTGATTTTTTTGAAACCCTAGAAGCCAATGATATTTTATTCATTGATTCTTCTCATGTTTTGCGAACGCGAGGCGATGTTTTTTACGAATATCTGCAAATTCTTCCCAAGCTTAAAAGCGGTGTAATTGTTCATATTCACGATATTTTTATCCCCTTTGAATATCCTAAAAGCTGGCTGACTCAGGAACGCTGGTTTTGGACAGAACAATATTTGCTACAAGCTTTTCTCGTTCATAACTCCGCCTTTGAAGTGCTGCTAGGACTCAATTATCTCGCTCATCATCATCGAGATGCACTGAATCGTTGTTGTCCTGTCTTTGAACAACAAAAAGATCGAGTGGCTAGCTCTTTTTGGATTCGCCGTAAATAA
- a CDS encoding ATP-binding protein, protein MFKPQQLFPLWQRFLQQGWRPRHLVVLLTISSTTLAISTGAYISYRVVRGLILDNLKQNALLKVQRERDNIDRWLAVRKAEVTALSYNPLVRSLDWDLAEPFLLSEAQRLSEFFVLAMVDGNGFVSTTNGSRNETNVIARKHFQRAMAGEIYVSDPLMGKASNVAQVIVAAPIYSLNETNGRPVGEMFGGLQVNRIVQAAQSLEYGEGSYAFALNSEGRPIVHPDPTRMGTLEKPAPSFLEARDSTLRQVAVQMVNRQTNLELVKLEGKWVYVAYLPMHEANWSMALAIPRGNLERGLHALNILASGVGVFLAIAIFAVFRQLLFAENLRARVAQEALLNRLIQRIRASLDLDEILQVTVEEIGRLLDLQRVVFALVDAPSQTLAIRREYTQGVPSAVGQFYFNAHLAQQLQHQETVYLKGVEETPFDLELLAESYLALPIVAPTELQGGFLIGICGKPWQPLAAERELLQVLADQLAIAINQAHLYSQTREQVQLLNETLEDLKTTQSQLVQSEKMSSVGQMVAGVAHEINNPVNFIYGNLPHASQHVDDLLHLIELYKAALVAPTAEIEAFEEEIELEFVTQDLVQILSSMRMGAERIRQIVLSLRNFSRLDEGEKKPVDLHEGIDNTLLLLQHRLKNRIQVIKDYESLPLVDCFPGQVNQVFMNLLSNAVDALEESYTELEMENGTGPNSLKNPTIWIRTQQVDERHVTIAIADNGPGIPLAIQNKIFDPFFTTKPVGKGTGLGLAISYQLLVEGHGGKIQILTPETGGTEFLLTLPINSGQPVASGKSV, encoded by the coding sequence ATGTTCAAGCCACAGCAATTGTTTCCTCTTTGGCAGCGTTTTTTGCAACAAGGATGGCGTCCTCGTCATCTGGTGGTGCTACTCACCATTAGCAGTACCACGCTTGCAATTTCGACAGGGGCCTATATTAGCTATCGGGTCGTTCGGGGTTTAATTTTAGATAATCTCAAACAGAATGCTTTGTTGAAGGTGCAGCGCGAACGGGATAATATCGATCGCTGGTTGGCGGTTCGTAAGGCAGAAGTGACGGCCCTCAGTTACAATCCGTTAGTGCGATCGCTCGATTGGGATTTAGCAGAACCCTTCTTATTATCAGAAGCACAACGCCTTTCAGAATTTTTCGTCTTGGCAATGGTGGACGGTAATGGGTTTGTGAGTACCACCAACGGCAGCCGTAATGAAACCAATGTAATCGCCCGCAAGCATTTCCAACGGGCAATGGCAGGGGAAATCTATGTTTCTGACCCCCTGATGGGTAAGGCTTCTAATGTTGCTCAGGTGATTGTTGCGGCCCCCATTTATTCCCTTAATGAGACGAATGGGCGTCCGGTTGGCGAGATGTTTGGCGGGTTGCAGGTCAACCGGATCGTACAAGCCGCGCAAAGCTTGGAATATGGCGAGGGGAGTTACGCTTTTGCCCTCAATTCGGAAGGTCGCCCCATTGTCCATCCCGATCCAACGCGGATGGGGACTTTAGAAAAACCCGCCCCTAGTTTTCTGGAAGCGAGAGATTCAACCCTGCGCCAAGTTGCAGTGCAGATGGTCAACCGCCAAACCAATCTTGAATTGGTGAAGCTAGAAGGTAAGTGGGTTTATGTGGCTTATTTGCCCATGCATGAGGCGAACTGGTCGATGGCTTTAGCCATCCCGCGCGGTAATTTGGAACGGGGACTGCACGCTTTAAATATTCTGGCGAGTGGGGTAGGGGTATTTTTGGCGATCGCGATTTTCGCGGTTTTTCGTCAACTGCTGTTTGCTGAAAACCTGCGGGCTAGAGTTGCCCAAGAAGCACTTCTCAATCGCTTGATTCAACGGATTCGCGCCTCTTTGGATCTCGATGAAATTTTGCAGGTGACGGTCGAAGAAATTGGCCGCTTGTTGGATTTGCAGCGGGTGGTTTTTGCCCTTGTGGATGCCCCTTCGCAAACCCTGGCGATCCGTCGCGAATATACTCAAGGGGTACCGTCGGCCGTTGGTCAATTTTATTTCAATGCCCATTTGGCACAACAGCTACAACACCAAGAAACGGTTTACCTGAAAGGGGTTGAGGAAACGCCATTCGATTTAGAATTGTTGGCTGAGTCTTATTTGGCTTTGCCCATTGTTGCCCCTACGGAGTTGCAAGGCGGTTTTTTGATTGGGATTTGCGGCAAACCCTGGCAACCTCTGGCCGCAGAACGAGAACTGCTTCAGGTGTTGGCGGATCAGTTGGCGATCGCGATTAATCAAGCCCATCTTTACAGCCAAACTCGCGAACAGGTACAACTCCTCAATGAAACTCTAGAAGATTTGAAAACCACTCAATCCCAACTCGTCCAAAGCGAAAAAATGTCGAGTGTGGGGCAAATGGTGGCAGGAGTGGCCCACGAGATTAATAATCCGGTTAATTTTATCTATGGGAATTTGCCCCACGCTAGCCAGCACGTTGACGATTTACTGCATTTGATCGAGCTTTATAAAGCGGCGTTGGTCGCTCCTACGGCGGAAATTGAGGCGTTTGAAGAGGAGATTGAACTGGAGTTTGTCACCCAAGATTTGGTGCAAATCCTCTCTTCGATGCGAATGGGGGCCGAACGCATTCGACAAATTGTCCTCTCGCTTCGCAATTTTTCTCGCTTGGATGAAGGGGAGAAAAAACCCGTCGATCTCCATGAAGGGATTGATAATACGCTGTTGTTATTGCAACATCGCCTGAAAAATCGCATTCAGGTGATTAAGGATTATGAATCGCTACCGCTTGTGGATTGCTTTCCGGGGCAAGTGAATCAGGTGTTTATGAATCTGCTCAGTAATGCGGTGGATGCTCTAGAAGAGAGTTATACCGAGTTAGAGATGGAGAATGGAACCGGCCCAAATTCTTTAAAAAATCCCACGATTTGGATTCGGACTCAGCAGGTTGACGAACGCCATGTGACGATCGCGATCGCTGATAATGGTCCTGGAATTCCCCTAGCCATTCAAAATAAGATTTTCGATCCCTTCTTCACCACTAAACCCGTTGGAAAAGGAACGGGTTTGGGACTCGCCATTAGCTACCAACTCCTTGTGGAGGGACATGGAGGCAAAATCCAAATTCTCACTCCAGAGACGGGCGGAACTGAATTTTTATTGACGCTTCCGATTAATTCGGGTCAACCCGTGGCGTCGGGCAAGTCTGTTTAA
- a CDS encoding tetratricopeptide repeat protein yields MDEQRFISQLESFYRTPDVEKFQQVGDRAYARIGQLLNGAVGCLEADEIFCEVGQGSPKLLGEALRDRPDCFTYSVHDFSTIPDSESELTRFLEFLANLNLEEQVYVCDQSFIDFALELREVESEGRIGVLCLSGVNDYRSLLMGLLLIRQFLAERALIVLLDVDSEVGQQACWDFMATCPEGQVLLENMGLNHNLLMISWNQQCEESLKLFDLQDKQNEQVIRDLKNFTQIYQQLEQIYQQALMLHQQGQFEAAEERYKELLIWRPNDATIWSNLGFLYYQIGDYREALLTFWKGLQIDELNGVSYYYLGLIYEHFKQFDQAIAAFQKSIELTPDLSLAFVGLAQRYLREGKTQEALSVYEDGIEKNSDDAKLYHHFGHFWLELDQINSAIQAYETALSLEPNSAEIRESLELAIALNNQSPDAYLTLARRYYQQQRYSSAIAPYQHYLSLAEGSPEIYYELSESFAYAHQGERAIALLKTAAQKFPKDAQIQFSLILKLLRNGEIPQAIIIAENASTHLPEAYTFKQLKYLIIPPFYNTLEEIDLYRQRFLTGLDRLIAETRLETPQQQQSALEATQRFTNFYLGYQAYNIIEPQKRYGQLLHRILAANFPQWTVPLEMPVVGDKIRIGYVSHYLHAYSGTLWLTGWLKYCDRAEFSIHCYYTGNAPDSITQEFRSYSDKFYHFPHNLSATCQQIRNDNLHILVFPEVGMDPQTMQIAALRLAPIQCVAWGHPVTTGLPTIDYFLSSQLMEPKNAQDHYSETLIQLPNIGVSYPKPQDIPALTKTRSHFDLPEDAVLYFCCQAPYKYLPQYDRIFPQIALKVPQAKFLFLRGTQLKPRLAKAFAEFGLNSEDYCLHRQIPDRSDYLMLNLLCDIFLDTLTWSGGNTSLEAIACNLPIVTCPGEFMRGRHADSFLKMIDITDTIAQNEAEYIEIAVRLGLDPQWRQDLREHLKQNHDLLFEDRACVTALESFFQQAVQQKTASN; encoded by the coding sequence ATGGACGAGCAACGTTTTATTTCCCAACTGGAGAGTTTTTATCGCACCCCTGATGTTGAGAAGTTTCAGCAGGTGGGCGATCGCGCTTATGCTCGAATTGGACAACTTTTAAATGGGGCGGTTGGCTGTCTGGAGGCGGATGAAATTTTCTGTGAGGTGGGTCAGGGTTCGCCTAAACTGCTAGGAGAGGCTTTGCGCGATCGCCCGGACTGTTTTACCTACAGCGTTCATGATTTTTCGACGATTCCTGATAGCGAGTCGGAGTTAACTCGTTTTTTAGAGTTTTTAGCGAATTTAAACTTAGAGGAACAGGTTTATGTTTGCGACCAAAGTTTTATTGATTTTGCTCTAGAGTTAAGAGAGGTAGAATCGGAAGGTCGGATTGGGGTTCTTTGTCTTAGCGGCGTTAATGATTATCGTTCTTTGTTGATGGGTTTGTTGTTGATTCGCCAGTTTTTAGCAGAACGGGCGCTGATTGTGCTTTTGGATGTTGATTCGGAAGTGGGACAGCAAGCTTGCTGGGATTTTATGGCAACTTGTCCGGAAGGTCAAGTGCTGCTAGAAAATATGGGATTAAATCATAATTTATTGATGATTAGTTGGAATCAACAGTGCGAAGAATCGCTAAAACTGTTTGATTTACAAGATAAGCAAAACGAACAAGTTATTCGAGATTTAAAGAATTTTACACAAATTTATCAGCAGCTTGAGCAAATCTATCAGCAGGCGTTGATGCTGCATCAACAAGGACAGTTTGAGGCTGCGGAGGAGCGATATAAGGAGTTATTGATCTGGCGTCCTAATGATGCCACCATTTGGTCTAATTTGGGATTTCTTTATTACCAAATTGGAGATTATCGAGAGGCGTTGTTGACTTTTTGGAAGGGACTGCAAATTGATGAGTTAAATGGAGTTTCTTATTATTATCTGGGATTAATTTATGAACACTTCAAGCAATTCGATCAAGCCATTGCTGCTTTTCAAAAATCGATTGAATTAACGCCCGATCTCAGTTTGGCATTTGTGGGATTAGCCCAACGATATTTGAGAGAAGGGAAAACTCAAGAAGCTTTAAGCGTTTATGAAGACGGCATTGAGAAGAATTCGGATGATGCTAAACTTTATCATCATTTTGGGCATTTTTGGCTAGAATTAGACCAAATTAACTCTGCTATTCAAGCTTACGAGACGGCTTTAAGTTTAGAACCAAACTCTGCGGAAATTCGGGAGAGTTTGGAACTGGCTATAGCCCTGAATAATCAATCGCCGGATGCCTATTTAACCCTAGCAAGACGATATTATCAGCAACAGCGATACTCCAGCGCGATCGCCCCTTATCAACATTACCTGAGTCTGGCAGAAGGTAGCCCGGAAATTTACTACGAACTCAGCGAAAGTTTTGCGTACGCGCACCAGGGAGAAAGGGCGATCGCTCTTTTAAAAACTGCTGCTCAAAAATTCCCTAAAGATGCCCAAATTCAATTCTCTCTAATTCTTAAACTGCTGCGAAATGGAGAAATCCCCCAAGCAATTATTATAGCAGAAAATGCTTCAACCCATTTACCTGAAGCCTATACATTTAAGCAACTTAAATATCTCATTATTCCACCCTTTTATAATACTCTCGAAGAGATTGACCTTTATCGCCAGCGTTTTCTCACGGGGTTAGATCGTTTAATTGCCGAAACGCGCTTAGAAACCCCTCAACAACAACAAAGCGCCTTAGAAGCTACCCAACGCTTTACTAACTTTTATCTTGGCTATCAAGCTTATAACATTATCGAACCTCAAAAGCGCTACGGACAATTACTGCATCGCATTTTAGCTGCCAACTTTCCCCAATGGACTGTTCCCCTAGAAATGCCTGTCGTCGGGGATAAAATTCGCATTGGTTATGTTTCCCATTACCTGCACGCCTATAGCGGAACATTGTGGTTAACGGGGTGGTTAAAATACTGCGATCGCGCCGAGTTTTCCATCCATTGTTACTATACCGGAAATGCCCCCGACTCCATTACCCAAGAATTCCGGAGCTATAGCGATAAATTCTATCACTTTCCCCATAACCTCAGCGCCACTTGCCAGCAAATTCGGAACGACAACCTGCATATTCTCGTCTTTCCAGAAGTGGGAATGGACCCGCAAACCATGCAAATTGCCGCGCTACGTTTAGCCCCCATTCAATGCGTAGCCTGGGGACATCCCGTAACTACCGGACTTCCCACCATTGACTACTTTCTATCAAGTCAATTGATGGAACCCAAAAATGCTCAAGACCACTATAGCGAAACCTTAATTCAACTTCCCAATATTGGCGTATCCTATCCCAAACCCCAGGATATTCCCGCCTTAACCAAAACGCGATCGCACTTCGACTTGCCTGAAGACGCTGTTTTGTATTTCTGCTGCCAAGCCCCTTATAAATACTTACCGCAATACGACCGCATCTTCCCGCAAATTGCCCTCAAAGTTCCCCAGGCAAAATTCCTCTTTTTGCGCGGAACCCAACTCAAACCCAGGTTAGCAAAAGCCTTTGCTGAGTTTGGCTTAAATAGCGAAGACTACTGCTTGCATCGCCAGATCCCCGATCGCAGCGATTACTTAATGTTAAATCTGCTGTGCGACATTTTTCTGGATACTTTAACCTGGTCGGGTGGGAACACTAGCTTAGAAGCGATCGCCTGCAATTTACCCATTGTCACCTGTCCGGGGGAATTCATGCGCGGTCGTCATGCCGATAGCTTCTTAAAGATGATTGACATTACCGATACGATTGCTCAAAATGAGGCAGAATATATAGAAATTGCAGTCCGCTTAGGACTCGATCCCCAGTGGCGGCAAGACCTAAGAGAACACCTGAAACAAAATCACGATCTCCTGTTTGAAGATCGCGCCTGTGTCACCGCTTTAGAATCGTTCTTTCAACAAGCGGTACAGCAAAAAACCGCTTCAAACTAG